From Oxyura jamaicensis isolate SHBP4307 breed ruddy duck chromosome 19, BPBGC_Ojam_1.0, whole genome shotgun sequence, the proteins below share one genomic window:
- the TAOK1 gene encoding serine/threonine-protein kinase TAO1, with translation MPSTSRAGSLKDPEIAELFFKEDPEKLFTDLREIGHGSFGAVYFARDVRTNEVVAIKKMSYSGKQSNEKWQDIIKEVKFLQRIKHPNSIEYKGCYLREHTAWLVMEYCLGSASDLLEVHKKPLQEVEIAAITHGALQGLAYLHSHNMIHRDIKAGNILLTEPGQVKLADFGSASIASPANSFVGTPYWMAPEVILAMDEGQYDGKVDVWSLGITCIELAERKPPLFNMNAMSALYHIAQNESPTLQSNEWSDYFRNFVDSCLQKIPQDRPTSEELLKHMFVLRERPETVLIDLIQRTKDAVRELDNLQYRKMKKLLFQEAHNGPAVETQEEEEEQDHGVGRTGTVNSVGSNQSIPSMSISASSQSSSVNSLPDASDDKSELDMMEGDHTVMSNSSVIHLKPEEENYREESDPRTRASEPQSPPQVSRHKSHYRNREHFATIRTASLVTRQMQEHEQDSELREQMSGYKRMRRQHQKQLMALENKLKAEMDEHRLRLDKDLETQRNNFAAEMEKLIKKHQAAMEKEAKVMANEEKKFQQHIQAQQKKELNSFLESQKREYKLRKEQLKEELNENQSTPKKEKQEWLSKQKENIQHFQAEEEANLLRRQRQYLELECRRFKRRMLLGRHNLEQDLVREELNKRQTQKDLEHAMLLRQHESMQELEFRHLSTIQKMRCELIRLQHQTELTNQLEYNKRRERELRRKHVMEVRQQPKSLKSKELQIKKQFQDTCKIQTRQYKALRNHLLETTPKSEHKAVLKRLKEEQTRKLAILAEQYDHSINEMLSTQALRLDEAQEAECQVLKMQLQQELELLNAYQSKIKMQAEAQHDRELRDLEQRVSLRRALLEQKIEEEMLALQNERTERIRSLLERQAREIEAFDSESMRLGFSNMVLSNLSPEAFSHSYPGASGWSHNPTGGAGPHWGHPMGGPPQAWGHPMQGGPQPWGHPSGPMQGVPRGSAIGVRNSPQALRRTASGGRTEQGMSRSTSVTSQISNGSHMSYT, from the exons ATGCCATCAACCAGCCGAGCGGGCAGCCTGAAGGACCCCGAAATTGCAGAGCTCTTCTTCAAAGAAGATCCAGAAAAGCTCTTCACAGATCTCCGAGAGATTGGCCATGGAAGCTTCGGAGCAGTTTATTTT GCACGTGATGTGCGCACCAATGAAGTGGTGGCCATCAAGAAAATGTCCTATAGCGGGAAGCAGTCCAATGAG aaatggCAGGATATTATTAAGGAAGTCAAGTTCCTCCAAAGAATAAAACACCCCAACAGTATAGAATACAAAGGCTGCTATTTGCGGGAACATACAGCATGG CTTGTTATGGAATATTGTTTAGGATCAGCATCAGACTTACTAGAAG TTCATAAAAAGCCATTGCAAGAAGTGGAAATAGCAGCAATTACCCATGGTGCTCTCCAGGGATTAGCATACTTGCATTCTCACAATATGATCCATAG AGATATCAAGGCAGGAAACATCCTGctgacagagccaggacaggtGAAACTTGCTGACTTTGGATCTGCTTCCATAGCATCTCCTGCCAACTCATTTGTGGGGACGCCATATTG GATGGCCCCAGAAGTGATTTTAGCCATGGATGAAGGGCAGTATGATGGCAAAGTAGATGTGTGGTCTCTTGGAATTACCTGTATTGAGTTAG CGGAAAGGAAGCCTCCTTTGTTTAATATGAACGCAATGAGTGCCTTATATCACATAGCGCAGAATGAATCCCCTACACTACAGTCTAATGAATG GTCTGATTATTTTCGAAACTTCGTAGATTCTTGCCTCCAGAAGATTCCTCAAGACAGGCCCACATCAGAGGAGCTTCTGAAG CACATGTTTGTTCTTCGGGAGCGGCCTGAAACAGTGTTAATAGACTTGATTCAGAGAACAAAGGATGCAGTGAGAGAACTGGACAACCTGCAGTATCGTAAAATGAAGAAGCTCCTCTTCCAGGAGGCACACAATGGCCCTGCAGTTGAaacacaggaggaggaggag GAACAAGATCATGGTGTCGGCAGGACAGGAACAGTGAATAGTGTCGGAAGTAACCAGTCCATTCCTAGTATGTCTATCAGTGCCAGTAGCCAAAGCAGTAGTGTTAACAGTCTTCCAGATGCCTCAGATGATAAGAGCGAGCTGGATATGATGGAAGGGGACCACACGGTGATGTCAAATAGCTCTGTCATTCATTTAAAGCCG gaggaagaaaactaCAGAGAGGAATCAGATCCTCGAACAAGGGCATCAGAACCCCAGTCTCCTCCCCAAGTATCTCGCCACAAGTCTCATTATCGCAATCGAGAGCACTTTGCTACTATACGCACAGCATCGCTG GTGACAAGGCAAATGCAGGAACATGAACAAGACTCTGAACTCCGAGAGCAGATGTCTGGCTATAAACGTATGAGACGGCAACACCAGAAACAACTGATGGCATTAGAGAATAAACTGAAGGCAGAGATGGACGAGCATCGCCTCAGGTTGGACAAAGATCTTGAAACACAGCGTAAcaattttgctgcagaaatggaaaagctaattaaaaagcACCAAGCAGCCATGGAGAAGGAG GCTAAAGTGATGGCCAAcgaagaaaaaaagtttcaacaGCACATTCAGGCCCAACAGAAAAAAGAATTGAACAGTTTCCTGGAGTCCCAGAAGAGAGAATACAAACTCCGTAAGGAGCAGCTGAAAGAG GAGCTGAATGAAAACCAGAGCACTCCAaagaaggagaagcaggagTGGCTCtccaagcagaaggaaaacatccaGCATTTccaggcagaggaagaagcCAACTTACTGAGGCGTCAGAGACAGTACTTGGAGCTGGAGTGTCGCCGTTTTAAGAGACGGATGCTCCTCGGCCGCCATAATCTGGAGCAGGACCTGGTTCGGGAG GAGTTAAACAAAAGGCAGACCCAGAAGGACCTGGAGCACGCCATGCTGCTGCGTCAGCACGAGTccatgcaggagctggagtTCCGCCATCTCAGCACCATCCAGAAGATGCGCTGTGAGCTGATCCGACTCCAGCACCAGACCGAGCTCACCAACCAGCTGGAGTACAACAAGCGCCGGGAGCGGGAGCTGAGGCGTAAGCACGTCATGGAGGTCCGGCAGCAGCCCAAGAGCCTGAAG TCAAAAGAACTACAGATAAAGAAGCAGTTTCAGGATACATGCAAGATCCAAACCAGACAGTACAAAGCACTGAGAAACCATCTGCTGGAGACCACGCCAAAGAGTGAACATAAAGCTGTCCTCAAACGGCTCAAGGAGGAGCAGACCCGGAAGCTGGCTATCCTGGCTGAGCAGTATGATCACAGCATTAATGAAATGCTCTCTACACAAGCT CTGCGTTTGGATGAAGCACAGGAAGCAGAGTGCCAGGTTTTGAAGATGCAGCTGCAGCAAGAATTGGAGCTGCTGAATGCATATCAGAGTAAAATCAAGATGCAGGCAGAAGCCCAGCATGATCGGGAGCTGCGTGATCTTGAGCAGAGGGTATCCCTCCGTCGGGCCCTCCTTGAGCAGAAG attgAGGAGGAGATGCTGGCATTACAGAATGAGCGTACCGAACGGATACGAAGCCTGCTGGAGCGTCAAGCTCGCGAGATCGAAGCCTTTGACTCAGAAAGCATGAGGCTAGGTTTTAGTAATATGGTTCTTTCTAATCTCTCCCCCGAGGCGTTCAGCCACAGCTACCCGGGAGCTTCTGGCTGGTCCCACAATCCTACTGGGGGTGCAGGACCTCACTGGGGTCATCCCATGGGTGGCCCACCACAAGCTTGGGGCCATCCAATGCAAGGTGGACCCCAGCCATGGGGTCACCCCTCGGGGCCCATGCAAGGGGTACCTCGAGGTAGTGCTATAGGGGTCCGCAACAGCCCCCAGGCTCTGAGGCGGACAGCTTCTGGGGGACGGACGGAACAGGGCATGAGCAGGAGCACAAGTGTTACTTCACAAATATCCAATGGTTCACACATGTCTTATACATAA